A single window of Chondrinema litorale DNA harbors:
- a CDS encoding WD40/YVTN/BNR-like repeat-containing protein has protein sequence MKMFKLLILRKLINNINMVLLIAFLFSNTIQAQNYSWETQDSGTNASIRGISAVNKNVCWLSGSEGTVARTTDGGKTWVKISVPNCDSLDFRDIEAFSADEAIIMSIGTGSSSRILKTVNGGKNWKEVFVNKEAKGFFDGFAFWNKNKGILMGDPIDGKLYILKTNDGGETWQPTKEFNRPSVVENEYAFAASGSHITVAGLHKAWIGTGGNKARVFYSEDDGDSWKAVDTEIIQGEPSTGIFSVAFKNEVVGVTVGGDYTKEGEGKNNVAITNNGGRKWELIKDANINFCSAVRFVGKAVVATGPANSYFSLDLGKTWKKFSDDGYHTMSIGNSPKAVWAAGRDGKVAKLKIEK, from the coding sequence ATGAAAATGTTTAAATTGCTGATTTTAAGAAAGTTGATCAACAATATCAATATGGTATTGTTAATAGCTTTCTTGTTTTCAAATACTATACAAGCCCAAAACTATTCTTGGGAGACACAAGATAGCGGAACAAATGCCTCTATTAGAGGCATTTCTGCTGTAAATAAAAATGTTTGCTGGCTCAGCGGAAGCGAAGGTACAGTTGCCAGAACGACCGATGGTGGCAAAACTTGGGTAAAAATTTCGGTTCCTAACTGTGATTCTTTAGACTTTAGAGACATCGAAGCTTTTAGTGCAGATGAAGCTATTATTATGAGTATTGGTACTGGCAGCAGCTCTAGAATTTTAAAAACTGTAAATGGTGGAAAGAATTGGAAAGAGGTGTTTGTAAATAAAGAAGCTAAAGGTTTTTTCGATGGATTTGCCTTTTGGAATAAAAACAAAGGTATTTTAATGGGAGACCCAATTGATGGAAAATTGTACATCTTGAAAACCAACGATGGTGGCGAAACTTGGCAGCCGACCAAAGAGTTTAATAGACCTTCGGTTGTGGAGAATGAATACGCCTTTGCTGCCAGTGGGAGCCATATAACCGTAGCAGGCTTACACAAAGCTTGGATTGGTACAGGTGGAAATAAAGCTAGAGTTTTCTATTCTGAAGACGATGGAGATTCTTGGAAAGCTGTTGATACTGAAATTATCCAAGGTGAACCATCCACTGGAATTTTCTCAGTGGCTTTTAAAAACGAAGTAGTTGGAGTAACTGTAGGAGGAGATTATACCAAAGAAGGCGAAGGCAAAAACAATGTAGCAATTACTAACAATGGAGGTAGAAAATGGGAATTGATTAAAGATGCTAACATTAATTTCTGCTCCGCTGTGAGATTTGTAGGGAAAGCAGTAGTAGCTACAGGACCCGCAAATTCCTATTTTTCATTAGATTTGGGAAAAACATGGAAAAAATTCAGTGATGATGGATACCATACAATGAGCATTGGCAACTCACCAAAAGCAGTTTGGGCAGCCGGAAGAGATGGCAAAGTTGCTAAACTCAAAATTGAAAAGTAA
- a CDS encoding aminopeptidase P family protein — MFAKETYIQRRAKLKETVGSGLILLLGNEESSMNYKDNCYTFRQDSSFIYYFGLDKPGMIGIIDVDKDQEIVFGNDLTIDDIVWTGPLPTVAELAQSVGVTKSQPISSITSIIKTAKASGQQIHFLPVYRPENAIKIHEWTGIELGAIKESASIKLTKAVVAQRNIKSSEEVAELEKAVNVSNEMHTAFMKEARPGMKEVELVGRLRGIAISNGGDIGYPIIMTKDGQTLHNHYYGNTLEEGQMVLCDAGASAGMHYTGDLTRTIPVGKKFTPEQREMYEVVISSFKAAIDALKPGVLFKDVHLLACEKLAEGLTEIGLMKGNAKDAVAAGAHAMFFQCGLGHMMGLDVHDMEDLGEQYVGYTDTLLKSKQFGLKSLRLGRALETGYVLTVEPGIYIIPELIDLWKSENKFTEFINYDKLETYRNFGGIRVEDNFLITETGSHKLGEHLPFEVDEVESLRS; from the coding sequence ATGTTCGCAAAAGAAACTTATATCCAGAGAAGAGCAAAGTTGAAGGAGACAGTGGGCTCAGGGTTAATCCTCTTGTTAGGCAATGAGGAAAGTAGCATGAACTACAAAGACAACTGTTATACATTTAGACAAGATAGCTCTTTTATTTATTATTTCGGGCTAGATAAACCCGGCATGATCGGAATTATCGATGTAGATAAAGATCAAGAAATCGTTTTCGGTAACGACCTCACCATTGATGATATCGTATGGACAGGTCCACTGCCAACCGTTGCTGAACTGGCACAATCTGTTGGAGTAACTAAAAGCCAACCAATCAGCAGTATTACTAGTATTATAAAAACAGCCAAAGCTTCTGGGCAGCAAATTCATTTCTTGCCAGTTTATCGTCCAGAAAATGCCATTAAAATTCATGAATGGACAGGTATTGAGCTTGGTGCCATAAAAGAATCAGCTTCTATCAAATTAACAAAAGCTGTAGTTGCTCAAAGAAATATAAAGTCTTCAGAAGAAGTAGCAGAGCTTGAAAAAGCAGTGAATGTATCAAACGAAATGCACACAGCTTTTATGAAAGAAGCCAGACCTGGGATGAAAGAGGTTGAGCTAGTGGGTAGATTAAGAGGCATTGCTATTAGTAATGGAGGAGATATTGGTTATCCGATCATTATGACCAAAGATGGCCAAACGCTACACAATCATTATTATGGAAATACACTTGAAGAAGGACAAATGGTTCTTTGTGATGCAGGAGCTTCAGCAGGCATGCATTATACAGGAGATTTAACCAGAACAATTCCGGTTGGTAAGAAATTTACGCCTGAACAAAGAGAAATGTATGAGGTAGTAATCTCATCTTTTAAGGCAGCTATTGATGCTTTAAAACCCGGAGTACTATTTAAAGATGTACACTTATTAGCTTGCGAAAAACTCGCCGAAGGCTTAACTGAAATCGGTTTAATGAAAGGCAATGCCAAAGATGCTGTGGCCGCTGGGGCACATGCCATGTTCTTTCAGTGTGGCTTGGGACACATGATGGGCTTAGATGTACACGATATGGAAGATTTAGGTGAGCAATATGTTGGCTATACCGATACATTATTAAAAAGCAAGCAATTCGGATTAAAATCTCTAAGATTAGGTAGAGCATTAGAAACAGGTTATGTACTTACTGTAGAACCTGGTATTTACATTATTCCTGAGCTTATCGACCTTTGGAAAAGCGAAAACAAGTTTACTGAGTTTATCAACTACGATAAACTGGAAACTTACAGAAACTTTGGTGGTATCCGAGTAGAAGACAACTTCTTAATTACTGAAACTGGCTCTCACAAACTAGGTGAGCACCTGCCTTTTGAAGTAGATGAAGTAGAAAGCTTGAGAAGCTAA
- a CDS encoding RNA polymerase sigma factor: MNSSDREDKIWKALKEGKSEAITELIRTYHSDLYFFGIKICNNKELVEDCLQEIWIDLWEKRKKLSKVSAIKPYLLKTLRRRVIRKLQYQEKKNHWIGNFPDETLGFVFSVEEKIIAQQSQEVIQQKITNVLDKLSNRQKEVIYLRFYQELSYDEICEVMELKRQSMHNLLQEAFRSIKKQILIFSLLIISLL; encoded by the coding sequence ATGAATTCCAGTGATCGCGAAGATAAGATTTGGAAAGCCCTAAAAGAGGGAAAGTCAGAAGCTATCACTGAGCTGATCAGAACTTACCATAGCGATTTATACTTCTTTGGTATTAAAATTTGCAATAACAAAGAGCTCGTAGAAGATTGCCTCCAAGAAATTTGGATTGATCTCTGGGAGAAAAGGAAAAAGCTGAGCAAAGTAAGTGCCATCAAACCCTATCTATTAAAAACACTTCGAAGAAGAGTGATCAGAAAGTTACAATATCAAGAAAAGAAAAACCATTGGATTGGAAATTTCCCAGACGAAACTCTGGGTTTTGTATTTTCAGTTGAAGAGAAAATTATAGCTCAACAAAGTCAAGAAGTAATCCAACAGAAAATTACCAATGTGCTTGACAAACTCTCCAACAGGCAAAAAGAAGTTATCTACCTCAGGTTCTATCAAGAGCTGAGTTACGATGAAATTTGTGAAGTAATGGAATTGAAAAGACAATCGATGCACAACCTGTTACAAGAAGCTTTTAGGTCAATAAAAAAACAAATTTTAATTTTTTCTCTACTCATTATCAGCCTGTTATAA
- a CDS encoding FecR family protein produces the protein MDFQNFTVEEFATNESFQNWYLQVNEADIVFWEAWIKEHPEKLDEIEKAKVLINNIIVTEKETLPQEQIEQVVNNVQQHIKNSKQHKQIFFNPNQKLIWAAVAASLLLLIVLIGNNFNLNDETQPVQAQKIEYIERVVNRGQKLTVSLSDGSVIKLNSDTKFRFPKKFESNKREVFLEGEAFFEVSRDTTRPFTVITGELKIEVLGTSFNVQNYDHNNAKVAVATGKVKVAAIEDLIENVVLKPAEMVVFNKDSISLTKSDFNPKEELSWKDGVLFFNNNSVYEIFEKLERWYGVEFRITKGANLNRRYTGSFTNESLNNVLQAIKFSTNFNYKIENEEVIIY, from the coding sequence ATGGATTTTCAAAACTTTACCGTTGAGGAATTTGCAACAAACGAATCGTTTCAAAACTGGTACCTTCAGGTAAATGAAGCTGATATAGTGTTTTGGGAAGCTTGGATTAAAGAACATCCAGAGAAATTGGATGAAATCGAAAAAGCTAAAGTTTTAATTAACAACATAATTGTTACAGAAAAAGAAACCTTACCTCAAGAGCAAATTGAACAAGTAGTAAACAACGTTCAGCAACACATAAAAAATAGCAAGCAGCATAAACAAATATTTTTTAACCCTAACCAAAAACTCATCTGGGCTGCGGTTGCCGCATCTTTACTATTACTCATAGTTTTGATTGGCAATAACTTCAATCTCAACGATGAAACCCAACCAGTACAAGCACAGAAAATAGAATACATCGAACGAGTAGTTAATCGAGGGCAAAAACTTACTGTTTCATTATCTGATGGCTCAGTAATTAAGCTGAATTCAGATACAAAGTTTCGATTTCCTAAAAAATTTGAGTCCAACAAAAGAGAAGTTTTTTTAGAAGGAGAGGCATTTTTTGAAGTAAGCAGAGATACAACACGCCCATTTACTGTAATAACCGGCGAACTCAAAATTGAAGTTTTGGGAACATCTTTTAATGTTCAAAATTACGACCATAACAATGCAAAAGTCGCAGTAGCTACAGGCAAAGTTAAAGTGGCAGCTATTGAAGACCTCATCGAAAATGTTGTTCTAAAACCTGCCGAGATGGTAGTTTTTAACAAAGACAGTATCAGTTTAACTAAATCAGATTTTAACCCGAAAGAGGAGCTTTCGTGGAAAGACGGAGTACTTTTTTTTAATAATAACTCAGTCTACGAAATCTTCGAAAAGTTAGAAAGATGGTACGGAGTCGAATTTAGAATAACCAAGGGAGCTAATTTGAACAGAAGGTATACCGGGAGCTTCACAAACGAATCATTAAATAATGTTTTACAAGCGATAAAATTCAGTACAAACTTTAACTACAAAATTGAAAATGAAGAAGTAATTATTTATTGA
- a CDS encoding SusC/RagA family TonB-linked outer membrane protein, giving the protein MKLKLLHQVWFMTKLIFYGCILQCMFLSILIAKDSSAQSLHDIYLDVRINDVSLKKAFSRIEARSNFQFLYPNDLDLKQTVNLDENDATLGDMLIHFAKDAKLKFKRVNNTIVVEKSDSYFNSAPIEEEVQQVRVAGKVISGENNEPLPGVSILVKGSNNGTTTDINGEYNISVTSGSILQFSFIGFVTDEVEVNTQSEINVTLEPDSEQLDEIIVVGYGTQKKTEVTGAVASVKEKDFTAGAMRDASELIKGKVAGLKITNGSGDPSSESSILLRGVSSIAGSTTPLILINGVPGSINDLAPSDISSIDVLKDASAAAIYGTRGANGVILITTKSASRDIPTSLTYSHYSAISSLGKKADFLDAGDMRNLISEGYTLPFEDKEYNTDWLDLITQKGYIQNHNLNLRGGNGTSSYSANVNYMDQEGVFTGSENKEFKISLDLNHYMFDDKLKINVNLLRGNQEFGALGDGASFNSLIYRQALIRNPTDRPLDDEGNWIETSRFQYYNPVAMIKETDGIVQNNWTRLTANTTLYLLPGWETNLLLATKRFDQFRGYSETKRHYSNTLNGRNGFASRGDAASKTDNLELTTKYSKISGSHKLSAMAGYSYQYIINEGGWASNYNFPTDAYSYNNLGHGQALQDGKASMGSYKNDNTLAGFFGRVTYNFDDRFNVLASIRREGSSKFGNNYKWGTFPAVSAAWTLSNETFLKSASFIDNLKLRVGYGVTGRMPNDSYLSQTVYTYTGTVYYNNGEWVKGLTAGNSPNPNLRWEKSMETNIGLDFAILNNRVSGAIDLYNKKTTDLLYQYSLPKPPNVSDNVWANVGEMENKGIEILLNTVPVRSEGFEWNSTLTFSYNQNKLTKLSNDLYEIEGDYFNTGNAGDPISFATHRVEVGQAIGNFWGLKTVDITEDGQWVIETSEGETKTLTEELYNDDNKQYLGNGLPNFNAGWTNTFRYKGFDLSIVLTGAFDYQILNFQRMFYENPTINYNMLTTAFDEVYGKAVLDYPQTYVSYYIEDGDYVKLENITLGYNFNASKISFIESFRVYASGSNLATITGYKGLDPELAPDANFGILASGNDNRDKYPITQTYTLGLNITF; this is encoded by the coding sequence ATGAAATTGAAACTTTTACATCAAGTTTGGTTTATGACAAAGTTGATTTTTTATGGTTGTATACTGCAATGCATGTTTCTGAGCATACTTATAGCCAAAGATTCGAGTGCACAAAGTCTGCACGACATTTATCTAGATGTGAGGATAAATGATGTGAGCCTTAAAAAAGCATTTTCTAGGATTGAAGCAAGGTCTAATTTCCAGTTTTTGTACCCCAACGATCTGGACTTAAAACAGACCGTAAATCTAGATGAAAACGATGCGACACTGGGCGATATGTTAATACACTTTGCCAAGGATGCAAAACTCAAATTTAAAAGAGTAAATAATACGATAGTTGTCGAAAAATCAGACAGTTACTTTAACAGTGCTCCAATTGAAGAAGAAGTACAGCAGGTAAGAGTTGCTGGAAAAGTAATATCTGGCGAAAACAACGAGCCTTTACCGGGTGTGAGTATCTTAGTAAAAGGTTCTAATAACGGAACTACTACTGATATTAATGGTGAATATAACATCAGTGTTACATCAGGTTCTATCTTACAATTTAGCTTTATCGGTTTTGTTACTGATGAAGTTGAAGTAAATACGCAATCTGAAATTAATGTAACACTTGAGCCAGACTCTGAACAACTCGACGAAATTATCGTAGTGGGTTATGGTACTCAAAAGAAAACAGAAGTTACAGGAGCTGTAGCCAGTGTAAAAGAAAAAGACTTTACTGCAGGTGCTATGAGAGATGCTTCTGAGCTGATAAAAGGTAAAGTAGCAGGCCTTAAAATCACCAATGGTTCTGGTGATCCTTCGTCTGAATCTTCTATTTTGTTAAGAGGGGTTTCTTCTATCGCAGGTAGCACCACTCCTTTAATTCTAATAAATGGTGTTCCGGGTAGCATCAACGATTTGGCTCCGAGCGATATTTCTTCTATCGATGTACTAAAAGATGCTTCTGCCGCTGCAATTTATGGTACCAGAGGTGCAAATGGTGTGATCTTAATTACCACAAAATCTGCAAGTAGAGATATTCCAACTTCACTTACTTATTCGCACTATTCAGCGATTTCTTCTTTGGGTAAAAAAGCAGATTTTCTAGATGCAGGTGATATGAGAAACCTCATTTCTGAAGGTTATACACTTCCTTTTGAAGACAAAGAATACAATACAGATTGGTTAGATTTAATTACGCAAAAAGGCTACATCCAAAATCATAACTTAAACTTAAGAGGAGGAAACGGTACTTCTAGCTACTCAGCCAATGTAAATTACATGGATCAAGAGGGTGTATTTACAGGTTCGGAGAACAAAGAATTTAAAATCTCGCTAGACCTCAATCATTACATGTTCGACGATAAATTGAAGATCAATGTAAACTTGCTAAGAGGTAACCAAGAGTTTGGTGCTTTGGGTGATGGTGCATCATTCAACTCACTTATTTACAGACAAGCATTGATTAGAAACCCAACAGACAGACCGCTGGATGACGAAGGAAACTGGATAGAAACTTCCAGATTCCAGTATTACAATCCAGTAGCGATGATTAAAGAAACAGATGGTATTGTACAAAACAACTGGACAAGGCTAACAGCCAATACCACTTTGTATTTACTACCAGGTTGGGAAACTAATTTGCTTTTGGCAACTAAGCGATTCGATCAGTTTAGAGGATATTCTGAAACTAAAAGACACTATTCTAATACCTTAAATGGTAGAAATGGATTTGCTTCAAGAGGTGATGCTGCTTCAAAAACAGATAACCTCGAACTAACCACCAAATATTCCAAAATTTCAGGAAGCCACAAACTGAGTGCAATGGCAGGTTATAGCTACCAATACATCATAAACGAAGGTGGTTGGGCTAGCAATTACAATTTCCCAACAGATGCATATTCTTACAACAACCTCGGTCATGGTCAAGCATTACAAGATGGAAAAGCATCTATGGGCAGCTATAAAAATGACAACACTTTGGCTGGCTTCTTCGGACGGGTAACTTACAACTTCGATGATCGCTTCAACGTTTTGGCAAGTATCAGAAGAGAAGGTTCTTCTAAATTCGGTAACAATTATAAGTGGGGAACATTCCCGGCAGTTTCAGCAGCTTGGACACTTAGTAATGAAACATTCCTCAAAAGCGCTTCTTTTATAGATAACCTAAAACTTCGCGTGGGTTATGGTGTAACTGGTAGAATGCCGAATGATTCTTACCTTTCTCAAACAGTGTATACCTACACCGGAACTGTTTACTACAACAATGGTGAATGGGTAAAAGGTCTAACAGCAGGTAATAGCCCGAACCCGAACTTGCGTTGGGAAAAAAGTATGGAAACCAACATCGGTTTAGATTTCGCCATCTTAAACAATAGAGTTTCTGGTGCTATTGACCTTTACAACAAGAAAACAACCGATTTACTCTACCAATACAGCTTACCAAAACCACCGAATGTATCAGACAATGTTTGGGCAAATGTGGGAGAAATGGAAAACAAAGGCATTGAAATTCTTTTAAACACAGTTCCTGTAAGATCAGAAGGTTTCGAATGGAATTCTACACTTACTTTTTCTTACAATCAGAACAAGTTAACCAAACTCTCTAACGATTTGTACGAAATTGAGGGAGACTATTTTAATACAGGTAATGCTGGTGATCCGATCTCTTTTGCCACACACCGAGTAGAAGTAGGACAAGCAATTGGCAATTTCTGGGGATTAAAAACGGTGGATATCACGGAAGATGGGCAATGGGTAATTGAAACATCTGAAGGAGAAACAAAAACACTTACAGAAGAACTTTATAACGACGATAACAAGCAATATCTAGGTAACGGCCTTCCAAACTTTAATGCAGGTTGGACAAACACTTTCCGCTACAAAGGTTTTGATCTGAGCATAGTTTTAACTGGTGCTTTCGATTACCAAATCTTGAATTTCCAACGCATGTTCTACGAGAATCCAACCATTAACTACAATATGCTAACCACTGCATTTGACGAAGTTTATGGCAAAGCAGTACTGGATTACCCGCAAACTTATGTGAGCTATTACATTGAAGATGGTGATTATGTAAAGCTTGAAAACATCACCTTGGGATACAATTTCAATGCAAGCAAAATCAGCTTTATTGAATCTTTCAGAGTATATGCTTCTGGTTCGAACTTGGCAACCATTACTGGTTACAAAGGCTTAGACCCAGAATTGGCACCTGACGCTAACTTTGGCATTCTGGCATCGGGTAACGACAACCGCGACAAATATCCGATCACCCAAACATATACGCTTGGTTTAAACATCACCTTTTAA
- a CDS encoding RagB/SusD family nutrient uptake outer membrane protein, with protein sequence MINKYKNILFLALFTSFTFSCTDLEENLYDIVTAENTQLTADDLNSLIAPAYASFRGIYWNWNGLLDVYEESSDLIVTPYRVGIGWGDLYITMHKHTWGPTLGHAEGLWSSVYSAITSVNFAIYQIESLEGVEEKESVIYELRALRAIYYYLLLDNFRNVPIVTQFDVPEGFLPEQSSGQEVFSFIESELTEVMPYLSETSNSENYGKVTKWAAYMTLAKLYLNAEVYIGEAKWSDALAEVNEIIDNGGFSLESNYANLFAADNGYNSEVILAIPFDNVYAQGSYYPYKTLYGASQATFNLAGSPWGGSAGIPQFIDTYDEDDERKSISWLGGLQYDSSGEPIILEDGTQLDYTNYMTSVDAAEFNEGYRFIKYEIEMGLDGNQGNDIPFYRYTDALMIKAECLMRLGQTDEAASIVSEVRARAFGNTNPEKATLTASDLTGGSVYDYGKKENGEFITHEGGADIEYGGFLDELAWEFVGEHHRKQDLIRFGVFTTKSWLSHSPNGDYHTIFPIPQSAMETNSNLSQNTGY encoded by the coding sequence ATGATCAATAAATATAAAAATATACTATTTCTGGCGCTGTTTACAAGCTTTACTTTCTCTTGTACAGACCTAGAAGAAAACCTTTACGATATTGTAACAGCAGAAAATACCCAACTTACTGCTGACGATTTAAATAGTTTAATCGCTCCGGCTTATGCTTCTTTTAGAGGTATTTACTGGAATTGGAATGGACTGTTAGATGTGTACGAAGAATCTTCAGATTTGATAGTAACTCCTTACAGAGTCGGCATCGGTTGGGGAGATTTATACATCACCATGCACAAACATACTTGGGGGCCAACATTGGGTCATGCCGAAGGTTTATGGAGTAGTGTTTACAGTGCCATTACCAGTGTAAACTTTGCCATCTACCAAATCGAAAGCTTAGAAGGTGTTGAGGAAAAAGAAAGTGTGATTTACGAGCTAAGAGCATTGAGAGCCATTTACTATTACTTGCTACTCGATAATTTTAGAAATGTGCCAATCGTAACACAATTCGATGTTCCCGAAGGTTTTCTACCTGAACAAAGTAGCGGACAAGAAGTGTTCTCTTTTATAGAAAGTGAATTAACCGAAGTGATGCCTTACTTATCAGAAACTAGCAATTCAGAAAACTATGGTAAAGTAACCAAATGGGCTGCCTACATGACTTTGGCTAAATTATACCTCAATGCAGAAGTGTATATTGGAGAAGCCAAATGGAGTGATGCACTAGCCGAAGTAAATGAAATTATTGATAATGGAGGCTTCTCTTTAGAAAGTAACTATGCCAACCTATTCGCTGCTGATAATGGTTATAATAGCGAAGTAATTCTAGCCATTCCATTCGATAATGTGTATGCACAAGGTTCTTATTATCCATATAAAACTCTATATGGAGCTAGCCAAGCAACTTTTAATTTAGCAGGTTCACCTTGGGGAGGAAGTGCCGGTATTCCTCAGTTTATCGATACCTACGATGAAGATGACGAAAGAAAAAGTATTAGCTGGTTAGGTGGTTTGCAATACGACAGTTCCGGTGAGCCAATTATTTTAGAAGATGGAACTCAGCTTGATTATACCAATTACATGACCAGTGTAGATGCAGCTGAGTTTAACGAAGGCTATCGCTTTATCAAATACGAAATCGAAATGGGTTTAGATGGTAACCAAGGCAATGATATTCCTTTTTATAGATATACTGATGCCTTAATGATTAAAGCTGAATGCCTGATGCGTTTGGGGCAAACTGATGAAGCTGCAAGTATTGTTTCAGAAGTGAGAGCTCGCGCTTTTGGTAACACTAATCCAGAAAAAGCTACTTTAACTGCCAGTGATTTAACTGGTGGAAGTGTTTACGATTATGGCAAAAAAGAAAATGGAGAGTTTATCACCCACGAAGGTGGAGCTGATATAGAATACGGTGGATTTTTAGATGAATTAGCATGGGAATTCGTAGGTGAACACCACAGAAAGCAAGACTTAATTCGCTTTGGTGTATTTACTACAAAATCTTGGTTATCACACTCACCAAATGGAGACTATCATACAATTTTCCCAATACCACAATCGGCAATGGAAACGAACTCAAATTTAAGTCAAAACACAGGATATTAA